TCTGCTCCAAATTCTAAGCACTGGTCCAAAAGCTATATTAACCTTTTTACCTGTTTCACTATACATCTCTTTGGAAAAATTAATTAAATCAATTATTTCTTTATCAACTTCTACTGGTTTAATTCCAGCATTATCGTTAATTGTTTTGATATTGTTTACACCTTCAAAATCATCATAGATATTATATAGCTGATGATAATGTTCTAATTCTTTATAAATAAATTCTGATTGCTTTTTAAATTCTTCTTCACTTTCAGAATAAGATATTATTTTAGTTACAGTATTAAATAAAATCATAAATTCTGCACTATAGGATTGCTTTTTAGGTACACAGCCAGTAATTAATATTGAAAAAATAGTGAAGATCATTATGATCTTCACTATTTTAGTACTTCTTTGCATAGATTAGTTTGCTTTTTTAACTGAAGCTTCAGCTAGTTTAATGAAATCAGTAACATGTACAGTTACAGATGACTTAAGTTCTTCTTCTTCAGTTAACCCATCAGCAGAAACTTTCATACCTTTTACTTCATCGGCTGTTTTACCTTTTATAAATTCTGCAAAAGCATCAGCTTGCTCATTCCACTCTTTGCCAATTGCTGAAGCTTTTTTCATTCCGTAGCCTTCTCCAAGCTCTTGCTTAGTTTTTAGCTCAGCTGTTAAATCAGAAGTGATTTTACCTGTAGCATCAAAATTAATATTAGCTTGAGAACCATCTATCATAGCGCTAGTGATTTTTCCATCAGCATCTGTAGTTGTAACAACATAAGTAGAATATGCTTGAGCAAGTCCTGCCTCATCTCCTGCATCTTTAGATTTTGCAATATTAGTTTCAATCGCAAGACCTAATTTGTCAGTAGAAGATGCACCGATTTCTTTAGCATTAGCTGCAGCTTTTTCAATACCAGCTATAAAATCTTTAACTTTAACAGTAACAGATCCTTTAATGTCGTCACCAGTTGGCACGCCTTCTTCTGTAACTGCAATACCTTTTATTTCTTCAACTGTCTTACCTTTTACATAATCAGCAAAAGCAGCAGCTTGCTCATTCCACTCTTTACCGATAGAAGATGCTTTTTGCATTCCATATTCAGTTCCCATATCAACCTTTGATTTAAATATTGTAGCTAAATCAGTAGTGATTTTTCCTTCTTTAGAAAAATTGATTTTAGTTTGAGCACTATCAATTACTGCGTTTACAATTTTACCGTCTTTATCAACGATAACTGCAATCGCTAAAGAATCTGTCTGAGCTAGACCATCTTCTTCTGCTGCATCCTTAGATTTAGCAACACTTGAAATAACAGCAAAACCAGTTTTTGCGTCTCCAGCTGCTGGCTCAGCAGTTTCCTCAACTGCAGGCTCTTCAGTTGGTGCTGGCTCCTCAGTAGTTGTTGATCCTCCACAAGCTGTTAGTGAAAAGATCATTGCAAATGACAATAAACCTGCTAACATTTTTTTCTTCATAAACAAAACTCCTCCTATTTTGTAAAATAAATTTTTTATTTAAAGGATAGGTATGAACTACCTTCCATTAAACCAAGTTCATAAAGCAAAAATAAAAACAAATAATTAAAGTAAATTCTTTAGCTTAAGATATTTAGTCCTATTCTTTTTAAAGTAAATTATCTATCATCATGGTTATGACTAATCCTAAATTTAAGATTACATAATTTTTTATAGAAACTATAAAGGTTTCTGATTTAACCTGTTGGTTCTCAAATTCTTTTAATTTTTTTGCCACAGGAATTATTCCGACTAATGCTACTAGTGAAATTACTCCTAATTCTCCTATAAATACAAGAACAGGAATCATTAAATATGATATTATATATATCCATTTAAAGATACTAACTGAAGCTTTTTTACCGATATAGTAAGGTAAAGTATGTCTTTTTTGCAAAATATCCTTTTCTAAATCACAAGTATTGTTTGCAAGCATTATCCCTGCAGTTGTAAGTGTTGGGATGGCAAACAATAATACTAAATGAATTAAATTAATATAGTTTGCCTCTAATAAAATGTGTGTATCGGTAAACAAGACTTTTAAATAATATCCCTCAGGAAAATTAATGTACAGTAAAATCAGAGGAATAAAGAATCCATAGAATATCCCCGAAATTATTTCTCCAAAGGGAGTTCTTGAAATAGGAAGTGGTCCAAAGGTATAAAAAATACCAAAGGCAAAGCATAAACTTCCTAAAACCAAAACTATCCAATCTGTATAGTAAACCAATACTAATCCTAGAGCTATACTAATTGCTAACATTATATATATTAATGTTCTGCCCTTTTTCCTGCTATATGGAATACTTTCACCATTGGTTTTAGTATCAATATAGTTGTTAATTGCAGTTGTTTCTAAATCAAATAAAAACATAGCCATAAAAAATAGGATAGTTTCAAATATTTTTACTTGTTGGTTTTTAGACATAAGATACAGTATTGATATTAGAAAAGGAAATAAGCTGGTTATCTTAGTTTTAATTTCAGTAAACTGAAAGTATCTGGATATAGTAGTGCTGCTTTTTTCCATATTTATCTCCTTGCTGCTACATCTAAAACATTTTTTATCATAGTATATTTTTCAGAAGATATTTCTAGCTTATCTAAGCAAACTATACTCTTGTCATAATATCTGTCACTAAAAGCTTTTGTAAATTCCACTCCACCAAAATTTATTATTTCTCTAGCTAGAATATTTTTATCATATCCTTGCTCTAGCTTCTCGCGAATAGTTTCATTTTTCTTCATTGCATATATTAACGGAAGAGTAATGACTCCTTTTGCAATATCAGATAAAACCGGTTTATTTGATTCAGCTTGAGTAAGCTCATAATCCATACAATCATCAGACATTTGGAAAATCATTCCTATATATCTTCCAATATTTTTGTATAAATCCACATTGGACTTTGGCTCTCCTAGAACGATAGCTCCACTGACAAATGCGGCTTCAAAGAGCGCTGCTGTCTTACCTCTAATTATTGTTAGATATCTTTTTAAGCTCAAATTATAATTGAATAGATTCGTATCCTGCATAAGCTCGCCAAGACATACAGATTTCGCATAATTTGCAAGTGAATACTTTTTGTACTCATCTTTTATATCCACTTTTAGAGCTAATTCAATAGCCATAGCTAGGATATAGTCTCCACAGATAACTGCAGTTTTCTTATCGAATCTACTTTGTAAGCTATCCATCCCTCTTCTTTTAGGGGAATCATCTATGATATCATCGTGTACCAGTGTAGCTAAATGAAAAAGCTCGATTGCAACTGCTAAATTAATCGCATCCTCGTGAACAAATTGATTTTCATCCGATGCTACAATAAGAATACAATTCCCTCTAAGATTTTTCCCTAGTGATTTTGATAAATACGAAGTGCATTCTCTAATAGAAGGTGGCGTTTTCCTTAAAACCTCTACTAGCTTATTATTAAATTCATTTTTTGCTGATTCTAAACTAATCATGATATAGATACCACTTCCTAGCAAAACCATTATTTCTCCATGCTTTCTTTAGCCATGGCATTACATAGTAATCAAGTCCTAAGGTTCTACCAGCACCGATAAGCACAGCAATTCCAGCAAATATCATCCAGAAAGTATTTAAATATAATCCTGTTGTAGTTACAAACATTATCTGAAGCACTACCGATGCCCCAGCAGATAAGAAAGTAAATAACCCTGCTATTAGAGCAAGTCCAATTGCAATTTCCGCAAGAACTATAAATGATTGCATAAATACTTGCATACCATCACTTGATATTACAAATTTATCTAACATAGAATTTAAAAAAGGTATGTCAATTTTGAAAGCGAAATCACTAAGTCCAGCTTCAGCTACAGGCTTTCCACTTACAAAGAACACTTTTAATAATCCAAATATATCCCAGTTTATTATCGCTTGTCCAGCAGCCTGAACTGCTTCTCCTAGGGCCTCACCAGCACCTGTCGCAGCTGTAACTGCATCAGCTGCAGCCTCAGCAGTTCCTGTTGCAGCACTTACAGCATCTGCTCCAGCCTCAGCCCAAGCTCCAGGATTAATAATACTTTGATACCAAGCATTTGCTCCTCCAAAGAAGCCAGATAGCTTTGGTGCATCTAGCCAGCCTTCCATTACTTTCTTTATACCCTCAAATAGCCACACCATACCAAGCCATACTCTAAGTGGTACCATCAAAAAGCTTGGAGTAACGTTAGAGAAATGTCCTCCGACTATACTTCTATTATTCCTAATTGTAAAAAATTCATGTTTTAAATAGCTGAATATCTTAGTCCAACCCATTACTTGAATGAAATAAACCATATTGATAAGATGTTTTACCATCATTGCAAAGAAAGATGGAAGATTCATCATCATTTTAGGAGTACCAACTCTTGCTACTGCATATCTTCCTCCAACTGAAACCATAACTCCGTGAAACTCAGGCTTATATTTTTTTAGCTGACCACTCTTTGTAATTGAAGTAAAAATATTATGTGCAGCTGTAGAAGCGGAATGTTCACAGTTTTCAACCATCTGTGGAACCGGAGCTGCTTCTCCCTCTGGTATATAAAACATGTTATCTCCAATAACATATACTTTTTCATCGTCAATTGATCTTAAATAAGGGTCTACTTTAATTCTGCCTCTTCTTTCAGAGCTTATTTTTGAAGCAGCGTCATTTGTAATA
This is a stretch of genomic DNA from Acetoanaerobium sticklandii. It encodes these proteins:
- a CDS encoding UbiA family prenyltransferase translates to MEKSSTTISRYFQFTEIKTKITSLFPFLISILYLMSKNQQVKIFETILFFMAMFLFDLETTAINNYIDTKTNGESIPYSRKKGRTLIYIMLAISIALGLVLVYYTDWIVLVLGSLCFAFGIFYTFGPLPISRTPFGEIISGIFYGFFIPLILLYINFPEGYYLKVLFTDTHILLEANYINLIHLVLLFAIPTLTTAGIMLANNTCDLEKDILQKRHTLPYYIGKKASVSIFKWIYIISYLMIPVLVFIGELGVISLVALVGIIPVAKKLKEFENQQVKSETFIVSIKNYVILNLGLVITMMIDNLL
- a CDS encoding polyprenyl synthetase family protein, whose protein sequence is MISLESAKNEFNNKLVEVLRKTPPSIRECTSYLSKSLGKNLRGNCILIVASDENQFVHEDAINLAVAIELFHLATLVHDDIIDDSPKRRGMDSLQSRFDKKTAVICGDYILAMAIELALKVDIKDEYKKYSLANYAKSVCLGELMQDTNLFNYNLSLKRYLTIIRGKTAALFEAAFVSGAIVLGEPKSNVDLYKNIGRYIGMIFQMSDDCMDYELTQAESNKPVLSDIAKGVITLPLIYAMKKNETIREKLEQGYDKNILAREIINFGGVEFTKAFSDRYYDKSIVCLDKLEISSEKYTMIKNVLDVAARR
- a CDS encoding NAD(P)/FAD-dependent oxidoreductase, which produces MERIVVLGAGYAGVLTAKKLEKKFKKNTDISIKIIDKNPFHTMLTELHEVAANRVDEDSIKMSLKKIFAGRKVNVVMDDIDNVDFENKKLVGKTTDYPYDYLVIAAGSKPTYFGVEGAEEFSHKLWSYDDAVKLREHIHESFRKAALETDAQKRKLLLSFYVVGAGFTGVEMIGELAEYVPFLCHKYEINKSDVSLNNVDILPRTVPILPEKLSDKVENRLKKMNVNMILGAGVVGIGKDFIKVKINDKENVFPAGTVIWAAGIEGSDITNDAASKISSERRGRIKVDPYLRSIDDEKVYVIGDNMFYIPEGEAAPVPQMVENCEHSASTAAHNIFTSITKSGQLKKYKPEFHGVMVSVGGRYAVARVGTPKMMMNLPSFFAMMVKHLINMVYFIQVMGWTKIFSYLKHEFFTIRNNRSIVGGHFSNVTPSFLMVPLRVWLGMVWLFEGIKKVMEGWLDAPKLSGFFGGANAWYQSIINPGAWAEAGADAVSAATGTAEAAADAVTAATGAGEALGEAVQAAGQAIINWDIFGLLKVFFVSGKPVAEAGLSDFAFKIDIPFLNSMLDKFVISSDGMQVFMQSFIVLAEIAIGLALIAGLFTFLSAGASVVLQIMFVTTTGLYLNTFWMIFAGIAVLIGAGRTLGLDYYVMPWLKKAWRNNGFARKWYLYHD